From Pirellulales bacterium:
GCGCCGCAGCCCCGTTTCATCGGCTTTACTCAGCTCACCCATGAGTTGCAGCCCATCAGGAGTGGCCTCGCCGTAGCGGGCAAAGCCAACCCACCGCAGCAGTTGAATATCGCGTAATCCACCAGGCGACCGCTTGACATTGGGTTCGAGAAGGTAAACCGTCTCGCCGAATCGCTCGCGTTCCTGGCGGCGAGATTCCTCGATCGCTCGCACCAGTCCTCGCCAATGCCGTTTTGCCGCTTTTTGAAATTTGGCCTGGAAGCTCTCGAACAGCGGTTGACTGCCGGTCAGCAGGCGCGATTCCGCCAACGAAGTGAAAATAGTCGGATCTTTCAAACCTAACTTGCAGGCTTCCGACATGGTGCGCACGCTTTGTCCTAAAATGAGCCCGACATCGAACAAGTCGTGCAACAAACGTTTCGCCAAAGGTTCCACTTGCTGCGCGGCTTTTGGCGAACAAAGAATCATCAAATCGACATCGGAATACGGCGCGACATCGCGTCTGCCGTAGCCGCCATGCGCCACGAGTGCCACTTCGCTGCGGAGCAATGAATGTTCCGGCAGCGACAGCTCGTCCAATGCCGATTGATGCAAATCCAGCACCACGCGATCCAGCATGTCGGTAAGCCGTGCGCAGACTTGAATACCCGGCGAACCCCCCTCGTGCTGTTGCTTCAATTTCGCGCGTTCTTGAGCCAACCAATCTTTTGCGGCTAACACACAAGGACGGAGCGTAGAAGCGGCGGGCATATTCAACTGCGGAAGGCGGAGATGGAAAGGCGAAGGGTTGGCGCCTCGAAGTGCCCCATGTAAATATACTCCGCAATGTTGATCAGCATGTCACACCGCATCGTCGCCGGCTTCACCCGTGCGGATTCGCAGCGCGGTGGCCAAATCGTAGACGAAAATTTTCCCGTCGCCAATTTGGCCGGTTTGAGCTGCTTGCATAATGGTGCTCAAGGTTTTTTGCAACTGATTGTCGGGCACCACAACTTCGACTTTCACCTTGGGCACAAAATCGACGGCGTACTCCGTGCCGCGGTACATTTCGACATGTCCCTTTTGCCGGCCGAATCCGCGCACCTCGGAAACGGTCATTCCCAGTATCCCCTGTTCCGTGAGTGCGGTTTTCACGTCCTCAAGTTTGAAATGCCGAATAATCGCTTCAATTTTTTTCATGGCAACCTCTAGAAAAATGACCGCAATGAAATTCGAAAGCGATCAATCCGTATCGGTTTGAATTATAAACAATCCACTTGGTTTGGCATCCAGTTCGCCGATGGGTAGGTTCGACATCAACCCTGCCGCTACGGGTTGGCCAGCTTAGATAAAAATATATCCTTCTTACCCGTGTTGGCTAAGGTCGAGTCCCTGAATTTCTTGCTGCTGGCTGACTCGCAGTCCGATGGTAGCATCGAGTATCTTCAAAATGATGGCGGTAGCCACCATCGCCAGTCCCCAGGCGCAAGCCACGGCGACCAATTGCCCCAGGAAAATGTGGCCCCCTTCGAGCAATCCCAGCGGCCGACCATGATCAATATCGGCAACTGCCCGCGTGGCGAAAATGCCGGTAAGAATCGCTCCCAAAGTTCCACCCACCCCGTGAACTCCGAAAGCATCCAAAGAATCGTCGTAGCGAAATTTCGATTTCAAAGCGGTGCACGCATAAAAGCAAACAACTCCAGCAATCGCACCCATGATGATGGCCGGAATCGGCGTCACATAACCGCAAGCAGGAGTAATGCAAACTAAGCCGGCCACCACTCCCGATGCCGCTCCCAATACGCTGGGCTTGCCGCGTGTGATCCATTCGATGCCGGCCCATGATAATGCCGCCGCTGCGGCGGCAAAATGCGTTGCGGCAAAGGCGCTGGCGGCAATTCCATCGGCGGCCAAAGCGCTTCCCGCGTTGAAGCCGAACCAACCGATCCACAGCATGGCGGCCCCTAACACCGTGTAGGTCATATTGTGCGGCGGAATGGGCTCGTGTCCATAGCCGAACCGCTTGCCGACCAGCAGCGCACAAATCAACGCCGAAACTCCGGACGTAATATGAACCACGGTGCCGCCGGCAAAATCCAAAGCGCCGCCGGCCAGTGCATAAGGCTGGCCAAACGCCAAAATGCCGTTGCCCCACACCCAATGCGCCAGCGGAATGTAAACCAGCGTGCCCCACAAAATGGTGAAGATAATCATCGCGCTAAATTTCATGCGTTCGGCAACGGCTCCAAAAATGAGCGCCGGCGTGATGATGAAAAACATTCCTTGAAACAACATGTGCGACAGCCACGGAATATTCAGCGTGGGATGCGTGGGAATTACCGCTTTGCCGTTGCTGCTATCAACGTAGCCGCCCACGCCGCGAGAGTAAAGATAGACCGTTCATGAACTTGATTTTTCCCAGGGCACGTCTGAGCGCCCGGCACTCTGATTCGCAGCGCGGGCCAGCACAAATAGCAAATCACTCAGCCGATTTAAATAGATTAACACGTGCGGCGAAAATTTTTCTCCTTCGCGTGCCGCTAAGGTCACTATACGACGTTCAGCACGGCGGCAAACGGTGCGGGCCAAATGCAGCCAAGCAGCGCCGGCTGCTCCGCCGGGAAGAATAAATGTTTTCAGCGTCGGCAGCTTTGCTTCAAACTGGTCGATGGCTCCCTCCAGCACCGCAATTTCTTGCGGCCTGACAAAACTGGTGCCGCGCGTCTTGGGATCGGGCGTGGCTAACTCGGCGCCCAAGTTGAACAAAATATGCTGAATGTGCGCCAATAGTGTATCGAGCTCCGCCAGCTGTTTCTGTTGAACATCGTGCAATGCTTGACTACGGACTAAACCCAGCACGGCATTCAGTTCGTCAACCGTGCCGTAAGCTTCAATTCGCAAATCATCTTTTCGAACGCGCGGGCCAGCGAATAGGCCTGTTTCGCCCGAATCGCCGGTTTTTGTGTAGATCTTCATAAAAGCAGGTGCGCGAGTGTGGGATGTCGAAGCATTTGGATGATAACTATAATAGCGTCTTTCGGGATTCGGTTCTCGCTCCAGGTAGTAACCTATGAACATCTGGCACGGATCATTTGCGGCCGCATTGCTGGGCAATTTTCTCATTTGTTGGCCAATTGTTCTAGCCGAGGATTCACCGTCGGCTACGCCTCAAATGGCTATCCCGTCGATCGAAAGCAAATACCTGAAAAACATTCGCCAACTGACCACCAGCACGGATTTTTCCAAAGCAGGCGAGGGGTATTTTGCGCCGGATGGAAAAACCATCATTTTTCAGGGCGTGCCGCTGCAGTACATGTTTTATCAGATTTACATGCTGCCGCTTGGGGATGGATCACACGATTTCCCTCACCCCGACCCTCTTCCAAAGAGAGCGGGAGATTCTAGCTCGCCCGGGCCCAAAATGGTTAGTACGGGCCGGGGACGCACCACATGTAGTTTTTTTGCGCCAGACGGGAAAAGTATAATCTTCGCCAGTAGCCATCTTGATCCCAATTTATCCGACACCGAAGCCGTCCAGCGAAAACAAGATGAAGACGACGCCAAAGCCGGCCGCCACCGCCGCTACCAATGGGATTTTGATGCGTGGATGGAAATTTTCTCTGCGGATTTAGATGGGCACATTTTGAAACGACTAACCGATTCGCCCGGCTATGATGCCGAATGCGCATATACACCCGACGGCGAACACATCGTTTTTTGCAGCAACCGTGGTGGCAATCCAAACATCTATGTGATGGATGCTGACGGCGCTAATGTCCGCCAGTTGACGA
This genomic window contains:
- a CDS encoding biopolymer transporter Tol, translated to MAIPSIESKYLKNIRQLTTSTDFSKAGEGYFAPDGKTIIFQGVPLQYMFYQIYMLPLGDGSHDFPHPDPLPKRAGDSSSPGPKMVSTGRGRTTCSFFAPDGKSIIFASSHLDPNLSDTEAVQRKQDEDDAKAGRHRRYQWDFDAWMEIFSADLDGHILKRLTDSPGYDAECAYTPDGEHIVFCSNRGGNPNIYVMDADGANVRQLTNFSGYNGGPFTSPDGRWVVYRSDRKQAGYLQLHVIGFNGQNDTALTDNIGVNWAPFWHPTQPYIIWTGADHSDPHATPNYDLWLMKYSEQNGHIVPGKIWRITDHPAADVLPVFSPDGTKLMWTSNRTADHTSQLFIADFTLPTED
- a CDS encoding ammonium transporter: MGGYVDSSNGKAVIPTHPTLNIPWLSHMLFQGMFFIITPALIFGAVAERMKFSAMIIFTILWGTLVYIPLAHWVWGNGILAFGQPYALAGGALDFAGGTVVHITSGVSALICALLVGKRFGYGHEPIPPHNMTYTVLGAAMLWIGWFGFNAGSALAADGIAASAFAATHFAAAAAALSWAGIEWITRGKPSVLGAASGVVAGLVCITPACGYVTPIPAIIMGAIAGVVCFYACTALKSKFRYDDSLDAFGVHGVGGTLGAILTGIFATRAVADIDHGRPLGLLEGGHIFLGQLVAVACAWGLAMVATAIILKILDATIGLRVSQQQEIQGLDLSQHG
- a CDS encoding P-II family nitrogen regulator; its protein translation is MKKIEAIIRHFKLEDVKTALTEQGILGMTVSEVRGFGRQKGHVEMYRGTEYAVDFVPKVKVEVVVPDNQLQKTLSTIMQAAQTGQIGDGKIFVYDLATALRIRTGEAGDDAV
- a CDS encoding cob(I)yrinic acid a,c-diamide adenosyltransferase; amino-acid sequence: MKIYTKTGDSGETGLFAGPRVRKDDLRIEAYGTVDELNAVLGLVRSQALHDVQQKQLAELDTLLAHIQHILFNLGAELATPDPKTRGTSFVRPQEIAVLEGAIDQFEAKLPTLKTFILPGGAAGAAWLHLARTVCRRAERRIVTLAAREGEKFSPHVLIYLNRLSDLLFVLARAANQSAGRSDVPWEKSSS
- a CDS encoding [protein-PII] uridylyltransferase: MPAASTLRPCVLAAKDWLAQERAKLKQQHEGGSPGIQVCARLTDMLDRVVLDLHQSALDELSLPEHSLLRSEVALVAHGGYGRRDVAPYSDVDLMILCSPKAAQQVEPLAKRLLHDLFDVGLILGQSVRTMSEACKLGLKDPTIFTSLAESRLLTGSQPLFESFQAKFQKAAKRHWRGLVRAIEESRRQERERFGETVYLLEPNVKRSPGGLRDIQLLRWVGFARYGEATPDGLQLMGELSKADETGLRRALELLLRVRNELHFHAEKEQDVLGRSEQVRMAKVFEANAAQGLLDVEVFMREYFRNTHAVQQVAARFLEGAQPWTKLGEALFPLLSRTVQGDFRIGPRTIIATRAGLQKLPGNLPQILRLVDLANTHNKRIAHSTWETVHRAVPQLPDVVTKESAELFLSVLSQPARLGELLRNLHALGVLERLIPAFAHARSLLQFNEYHKYTV